In Ahaetulla prasina isolate Xishuangbanna chromosome 6, ASM2864084v1, whole genome shotgun sequence, a single window of DNA contains:
- the TRIM59 gene encoding tripartite motif-containing protein 59 isoform X2: MHYFEEELTCSICYSIFDDPRVLPCSHTFCRNCLESILQISGNFSIWRPLRLPLKCPNCRSIVEIPPSGTDALPVNFALKAIIEKYQQEDHPEVATCSEHYRQPLNIYCLLDRKLVCGHCLTIGKHHGHPIDDLQSAYMKEKETPGRLLEQLTDKHWSEVCLLIQNLEEQKAQCGSIVQEDKKTVLQYFKRLGDALDQKKQALLTALDDVNMQIETEYEPLIEMLKAIREEQLELMSLNTSFQEEESPLHFLEKVEEIRQRVKILREKPLPMIKPVEIHPRIGQVLKDVWSKSEINQINKILIPKIKLISKQKVCSQDCDNETRPAKKSFWSFSPLAIILLSFIFLTVAFSQHILTFINEIVFPCIFDTLQIIYQDLSKRLHIAVENTMIYP, from the coding sequence ATGCATTATTTTGAAGAGGAATTAACTTGTTCTATTTGCTACAGTATATTTGATGATCCTCGTGTACTGCCATGTTCGCATACATTTTGTAGAAATTGTTTGGAAAGTATTCTTCAGATATCAGGCAATTTTTCCATATGGCGCCCCTTAAGGCTTCCTCTGAAGTGTCCCAATTGTAGAAGTATTGTTGAAATTCCTCCATCTGGTACAGACGCTTTGCCTGTAAACTTTGCATTAAAGGCTATTATTGAAAAGTATCAACAAGAGGATCATCCTGAAGTTGCTACTTGCAGTGAGCATTATAGACAACCACTAAATATTTACTGTCTACTAGACAGAAAACTTGTGTGTGGCCATTGTCTTACAATAGGAAAACATCATGGCCATCctatagatgacctacaaagtgcctacatgaaagaaaaagaaactcctggaAGACTCCTTGAACAGTTGACGGATAAACATTGGAGTGAAGTTTGTTTGCTTATTCAGAATCTGGAGGAACAGAAAGCTCAGTGTGGGAGCATTGTTCAGGAGGATAAAAAAACAGTTTTGCAATATTTTAAGAGACTTGGAGATGCCCTTGATCAGAAAAAACAAGCTTTACTTACAGCTCTGGATGATGTAAATATGCAAATTGAGACCGAATATGAACCTCTCATAGAAATGTTGAAAGCAATACGAGAAGAGCAACTTGAACTAATGTCACTGAATACATCGTTTCAAGAGGAGGAGTCTCCTCTTCATTTTCTGGAGAAAGTTGAGGAAATACGTCAGCGTGTTAAAATTTTAAGGGAAAAACCATTACCTATGATTAAGCCGGTTGAAATCCATCCTAGAATAGGACAGGTGTTAAAAGATGTGTGGAGCAAAAGTGAAATTAATCAGATTAACAAAATTCTCATTCCCAAAATAAAGctaatttcaaaacaaaaagtATGTTCCCAGGATTGTGACAATGAGACTAGACCAGCTAAAAAATCCTTCTGGTCCTTCAGTCCTTTGGCAATTATActactttcttttatttttcttactgtTGCCTTTAGCCAACATATATTAACATTCATAAATGAAATAGTTTTTCCATGTATTTTTGATACTTTGCAGATAATTTATCAAGACTTAAGTAAAAGATTGCACATAGCAGTGGAAAACACTATGATATACCCCTGA
- the TRIM59 gene encoding tripartite motif-containing protein 59 isoform X1 → MPRSPPSRLQPFLFERNLPKTDWLEAARLLSARAQERSGRPFPFSFPVASDWRRREEHHWEAAEAVSGGGAPSPRQEKFGGTGGLLGASGIRREAEEMHYFEEELTCSICYSIFDDPRVLPCSHTFCRNCLESILQISGNFSIWRPLRLPLKCPNCRSIVEIPPSGTDALPVNFALKAIIEKYQQEDHPEVATCSEHYRQPLNIYCLLDRKLVCGHCLTIGKHHGHPIDDLQSAYMKEKETPGRLLEQLTDKHWSEVCLLIQNLEEQKAQCGSIVQEDKKTVLQYFKRLGDALDQKKQALLTALDDVNMQIETEYEPLIEMLKAIREEQLELMSLNTSFQEEESPLHFLEKVEEIRQRVKILREKPLPMIKPVEIHPRIGQVLKDVWSKSEINQINKILIPKIKLISKQKVCSQDCDNETRPAKKSFWSFSPLAIILLSFIFLTVAFSQHILTFINEIVFPCIFDTLQIIYQDLSKRLHIAVENTMIYP, encoded by the exons ATGCCTCGCAGCCCACCCTCCCGCCTCCAGCCTTTCCTTTTTGAACGAAACCTTCCAAAAACTGATTGGCTTGAGGCCGCTCGGCTTCTTTCAGCGCGTGCGCAGGAGCGAAGCGGCCGGccgtttcctttctcttttcctgttgCTTCTGATTGGAGGCGGCGGGAGGAGCATCATTGGGAGGCCGCCGAGGCCGTCTCCGGTGGGGGAGCGCCTTCTCCGCGGCAAGAGAAGTTTGGGGGAACCGGCGGCCTGCTTGGCGCTTCGGGAATCCGGCGGGAGGCTGAG gaaATGCATTATTTTGAAGAGGAATTAACTTGTTCTATTTGCTACAGTATATTTGATGATCCTCGTGTACTGCCATGTTCGCATACATTTTGTAGAAATTGTTTGGAAAGTATTCTTCAGATATCAGGCAATTTTTCCATATGGCGCCCCTTAAGGCTTCCTCTGAAGTGTCCCAATTGTAGAAGTATTGTTGAAATTCCTCCATCTGGTACAGACGCTTTGCCTGTAAACTTTGCATTAAAGGCTATTATTGAAAAGTATCAACAAGAGGATCATCCTGAAGTTGCTACTTGCAGTGAGCATTATAGACAACCACTAAATATTTACTGTCTACTAGACAGAAAACTTGTGTGTGGCCATTGTCTTACAATAGGAAAACATCATGGCCATCctatagatgacctacaaagtgcctacatgaaagaaaaagaaactcctggaAGACTCCTTGAACAGTTGACGGATAAACATTGGAGTGAAGTTTGTTTGCTTATTCAGAATCTGGAGGAACAGAAAGCTCAGTGTGGGAGCATTGTTCAGGAGGATAAAAAAACAGTTTTGCAATATTTTAAGAGACTTGGAGATGCCCTTGATCAGAAAAAACAAGCTTTACTTACAGCTCTGGATGATGTAAATATGCAAATTGAGACCGAATATGAACCTCTCATAGAAATGTTGAAAGCAATACGAGAAGAGCAACTTGAACTAATGTCACTGAATACATCGTTTCAAGAGGAGGAGTCTCCTCTTCATTTTCTGGAGAAAGTTGAGGAAATACGTCAGCGTGTTAAAATTTTAAGGGAAAAACCATTACCTATGATTAAGCCGGTTGAAATCCATCCTAGAATAGGACAGGTGTTAAAAGATGTGTGGAGCAAAAGTGAAATTAATCAGATTAACAAAATTCTCATTCCCAAAATAAAGctaatttcaaaacaaaaagtATGTTCCCAGGATTGTGACAATGAGACTAGACCAGCTAAAAAATCCTTCTGGTCCTTCAGTCCTTTGGCAATTATActactttcttttatttttcttactgtTGCCTTTAGCCAACATATATTAACATTCATAAATGAAATAGTTTTTCCATGTATTTTTGATACTTTGCAGATAATTTATCAAGACTTAAGTAAAAGATTGCACATAGCAGTGGAAAACACTATGATATACCCCTGA